Proteins from a single region of Nakamurella deserti:
- a CDS encoding ammonium transporter produces MDDPFALDSGNTAFMIIAASLVLLMTPGLAFFYGGMTRSKSVLNMMMMSFGALGLVGVIWVLWGYSATFGADQGGIIGDPFQFFGLNGLTNEDSIMKATGVPAIVAVGYQSTFAIITVALISGAIADRVKFSTWMVFVGLWATLCYMPIAHMVWGGGWLGGSGFVATNLSTPIDFAGGTVVHINAGMAGLVLAIVVGKRKGFGKEPMKPHNLTLVMLGAALLWFGWFGFNAGSEFGADGTAGQAWVNTTVATCAAMLAWLVVEKFRDGHATSLGSASGIVAGLVAITPAAAAVDIYGAIFIGLIAGALCALAVGLKYKLGYDDSLDVVGVHLVGGLVGTVLIGLFAHLPTEDNGLQTFAPEGALDGLFYGGGATQLVTQIVVALIAVVVSGVMTLIIGLALKATMGWRIPEEDEIEGIDVVVHGEQAYELEAGGGSGHGVLTKSLSTSVKSEV; encoded by the coding sequence ATGGACGACCCGTTCGCGCTCGACTCGGGTAACACCGCGTTCATGATCATCGCGGCGTCGCTCGTGCTGCTCATGACCCCGGGCCTCGCCTTCTTCTACGGCGGCATGACCCGTTCCAAGTCCGTGCTCAACATGATGATGATGTCGTTCGGGGCCCTCGGGTTGGTCGGCGTCATCTGGGTGCTCTGGGGTTACTCGGCCACCTTCGGCGCCGACCAGGGCGGCATCATCGGCGATCCCTTCCAGTTCTTCGGCCTCAACGGGCTGACGAACGAGGACAGCATCATGAAGGCGACCGGCGTGCCCGCCATCGTGGCGGTCGGCTACCAGTCGACCTTCGCGATCATCACGGTCGCGTTGATCTCCGGCGCCATCGCCGACCGCGTCAAATTCTCCACCTGGATGGTCTTCGTCGGCCTCTGGGCGACGCTGTGCTACATGCCGATCGCGCACATGGTGTGGGGCGGCGGCTGGCTCGGCGGATCCGGTTTCGTGGCCACCAACCTGTCCACCCCGATCGACTTCGCCGGTGGCACCGTCGTGCACATCAACGCCGGCATGGCCGGTCTGGTGCTCGCGATCGTCGTCGGCAAGCGCAAGGGCTTCGGCAAGGAGCCGATGAAGCCGCACAACCTCACCCTGGTCATGCTGGGGGCGGCCCTGCTGTGGTTCGGCTGGTTCGGGTTCAACGCCGGTTCCGAGTTCGGCGCCGACGGCACCGCCGGCCAGGCCTGGGTCAACACCACCGTCGCCACCTGCGCCGCCATGCTGGCCTGGCTCGTCGTCGAGAAGTTCCGTGACGGTCACGCCACCAGCCTCGGCTCCGCCTCGGGCATCGTCGCCGGCCTCGTCGCGATCACCCCGGCCGCCGCCGCGGTGGACATCTACGGTGCCATCTTCATCGGCCTCATCGCCGGCGCGCTGTGCGCCTTGGCCGTGGGCCTGAAGTACAAGCTCGGCTACGACGACTCGCTCGACGTCGTCGGCGTGCACCTCGTCGGTGGTCTCGTCGGCACCGTGCTGATCGGTCTCTTCGCCCACCTGCCCACCGAGGACAACGGCCTGCAGACCTTCGCCCCCGAGGGTGCGCTGGACGGTCTGTTCTACGGCGGCGGCGCCACCCAGCTGGTCACCCAGATCGTCGTGGCGCTCATCGCGGTCGTCGTCTCCGGCGTCATGACGCTGATCATCGGCCTGGCCCTCAAGGCCACCATGGGCTGGCGCATCCCGGAGGAGGACGAGATCGAGGGCATCGACGTGGTCGTCCACGGCGAGCAGGCCTACGAGCTGGAGGCCGGCGGTGGCAGCGGCCACGGCGTGCTCACCAAGTCCCTGTCCACGTCCGTCAAGTCGGAGGTCTGA
- a CDS encoding bifunctional [glutamine synthetase] adenylyltransferase/[glutamine synthetase]-adenylyl-L-tyrosine phosphorylase, producing MSRPASRSLGRYGLGTEPKILRDLEITGLADADGVRDGGQDVLRALSRAGRPEMALAGLANLAAHPAIWARVRPELQANSRFRGRLIAVLGASTALSDHLSARPDDWELLLPEAESTRLLTADQAYAVLATAVGIDPAAPRCTGTAGPRATVGGPAAVIALRQAYRSQLLIVAAHDLAQAVESSLPAVALPAVTQALSDLADATLQVGLTIAASALPDTAPPARLAIVAMGKCGARELNYISDVDVIFTAEGEPGDGDAGLATATTLASQTMRICGQAAWEVDANLRPEGKAGALVRTLASHGSYYQRWAATWEFQALLKARPSAGDLELGQRFVDLTQPGVWNAAKRDSFVDDVQAMRRRVEANIPDGVRERELKLGPGGLRDVEFSVQLLQLVHGRTDPDLRIPGTLMGLRALIRDGYVGRTDGADMSAAYTFLRRAEHRIQLQRLRRTHLLPDNHADLDWLARTAGYSGAGTSDAAEVFNNELQQHVTTVRRLHEKLFYRPLLHAVAAVPGDELQLTPESAAARLQALGFRAPEAALRHLAALTSGVSRRAAIQRHLLPVLLDTFSTAPDPDAGLLSYRHVSEALADTPWYLRLLRDEALVAQRLAGLLGSSRLVGDLLPRAPEVLQLLVDDELLLAPEPDQVAASLLRRSRRGLTPQEQVDIARNRRRHELLRLTCADMLGLVAVADIVLGLTSAAEATLQAAYAAALAKVAEDRGRVDFRLAVIGMGRLGGAEVGYSSDADVMYVAVPLPGADPGAAMAAANTAADLMGRLLARPSPDPALLIDANLRPEGKNGPLVRSLDAYKAYWQKFAQAWERQALIRARPVAGDAELGAEFIAAADEFRYPTGGLAESDVIEIRRIKARVDAERLPRGADPTTHTKLGHGGLADVEWTVQLMQLQHAGWHPELRTPRTLDALRAARDLSLLSEEDAEILEHSWLQATHVRNVLMMVSGKPEDQIPRLGRPLAAVARAMGYPPDGDPGIFVDEYRRTTRRARKVVDRLFSGVG from the coding sequence TCCGCGGGCGCCTGATCGCCGTCCTCGGTGCGTCCACCGCGCTGTCCGACCACCTCTCCGCCCGGCCGGACGACTGGGAACTGCTGCTTCCGGAGGCCGAGAGCACCCGGCTGCTCACCGCCGATCAGGCCTACGCCGTCCTCGCCACCGCCGTCGGTATCGACCCGGCCGCGCCGCGCTGCACCGGTACCGCCGGCCCCCGGGCCACCGTCGGTGGGCCGGCCGCCGTCATCGCCCTCCGGCAGGCGTACCGCTCGCAGTTGCTCATCGTCGCCGCGCACGACCTGGCCCAGGCCGTCGAGTCCTCGCTGCCGGCGGTGGCGCTGCCGGCCGTCACCCAGGCCCTGTCCGACCTCGCCGACGCCACCCTGCAGGTCGGGCTGACGATCGCCGCCTCGGCCCTGCCCGACACCGCGCCGCCGGCCCGGCTCGCGATCGTCGCGATGGGCAAGTGCGGGGCCCGTGAGCTCAACTACATCTCCGACGTGGACGTCATCTTCACCGCCGAGGGTGAGCCCGGCGACGGTGACGCCGGTCTGGCCACCGCGACCACCCTGGCCTCCCAGACCATGCGGATCTGCGGACAGGCGGCCTGGGAGGTCGACGCCAATCTGCGCCCGGAGGGCAAGGCCGGCGCCCTGGTGCGGACGCTCGCCAGTCACGGCAGCTACTACCAGCGGTGGGCGGCGACGTGGGAGTTCCAGGCGTTGCTCAAGGCCCGCCCGTCGGCCGGTGACCTGGAACTCGGGCAGCGGTTCGTCGACCTCACGCAGCCGGGGGTGTGGAACGCCGCCAAACGCGACTCGTTCGTCGACGACGTGCAGGCGATGCGCCGCCGCGTCGAGGCCAACATCCCCGACGGTGTCCGCGAACGCGAACTCAAGCTCGGCCCCGGCGGCCTGCGCGACGTCGAGTTCTCCGTCCAGCTGCTGCAGCTCGTCCACGGTCGCACCGACCCCGACCTGCGCATCCCCGGCACCCTGATGGGTCTGCGGGCGTTGATCCGCGACGGATACGTGGGCCGCACCGACGGCGCCGACATGAGCGCCGCTTACACCTTCCTGCGCCGCGCCGAGCACCGCATCCAGCTGCAACGGCTGCGCCGCACCCACCTGCTCCCCGACAACCACGCCGACCTCGACTGGCTGGCCCGGACCGCGGGGTACAGCGGGGCGGGCACCTCCGACGCGGCCGAGGTGTTCAACAACGAGCTGCAGCAACACGTCACCACCGTGCGGCGCCTGCACGAGAAGCTGTTCTACCGGCCACTGCTGCACGCCGTCGCCGCCGTCCCGGGCGACGAGCTGCAGCTGACCCCGGAGTCCGCGGCCGCCCGGCTGCAGGCCCTGGGTTTCCGCGCCCCCGAGGCCGCGCTGCGCCATCTCGCCGCCCTGACCAGCGGCGTCAGCCGGCGCGCGGCGATCCAACGACACCTGCTGCCGGTGCTGCTGGACACCTTCTCCACCGCGCCGGACCCCGACGCCGGACTGCTGTCCTACCGGCACGTGTCGGAGGCGCTCGCCGACACCCCCTGGTACCTGCGGCTGCTGCGCGACGAGGCCCTCGTCGCACAGCGGCTCGCCGGGTTGCTGGGTTCTTCGCGGCTGGTCGGCGACCTGCTGCCGCGGGCACCCGAAGTGCTCCAACTGCTCGTCGACGACGAACTGCTCCTCGCCCCGGAGCCCGATCAGGTCGCGGCCTCGCTGCTGCGCCGCTCCCGTCGGGGGCTCACCCCGCAGGAGCAGGTGGACATCGCCCGCAACCGCCGCCGTCACGAGCTGCTCCGGCTCACCTGCGCGGACATGCTCGGGCTGGTCGCGGTCGCCGACATCGTGCTCGGGCTCACCAGCGCCGCCGAGGCCACCCTGCAGGCCGCGTACGCGGCAGCGCTGGCGAAGGTCGCCGAGGACCGCGGCCGCGTCGACTTCCGGTTGGCCGTCATCGGGATGGGACGGCTCGGCGGCGCCGAGGTCGGCTACTCCTCCGACGCGGACGTGATGTACGTCGCCGTCCCGCTGCCCGGCGCCGACCCGGGCGCCGCGATGGCCGCCGCCAACACCGCCGCCGATCTGATGGGGCGGCTGCTCGCCCGCCCCAGCCCCGACCCGGCGCTGCTGATCGACGCGAATCTGCGGCCGGAGGGCAAGAACGGCCCGCTCGTCCGCAGTCTCGACGCCTACAAGGCCTACTGGCAGAAGTTCGCGCAGGCATGGGAGCGGCAGGCTCTGATCCGGGCCCGGCCGGTGGCGGGGGACGCTGAACTCGGCGCCGAGTTCATCGCCGCCGCCGACGAGTTCCGCTATCCGACCGGTGGCCTGGCCGAGTCCGACGTCATCGAGATCCGCCGCATCAAGGCGCGGGTCGACGCCGAGCGGCTGCCCCGGGGGGCCGACCCGACCACCCACACCAAGCTCGGTCACGGCGGCCTGGCCGACGTCGAGTGGACCGTGCAGCTGATGCAGTTGCAGCACGCCGGATGGCACCCGGAGTTGCGCACCCCGCGGACCCTGGACGCCCTGCGCGCCGCGCGGGACCTGTCACTGCTCAGCGAGGAGGACGCGGAGATCCTGGAGCACAGCTGGCTGCAGGCCACCCACGTGCGCAACGTGCTCATGATGGTGTCCGGCAAACCGGAGGACCAGATCCCGCGGCTCGGCCGCCCGCTGGCCGCCGTCGCCCGCGCCATGGGCTACCCACCGGACGGCGATCCGGGCATCTTCGTCGACGAGTACCGCCGGACCACCCGGCGGGCCCGCAAGGTCGTGGACCGGCTGTTCTCCGGCGTCGGCTGA
- a CDS encoding [protein-PII] uridylyltransferase: MGTGYADLRAQLLGRTGVPGPARRRALARLTDSWLGSLAQEAGVNVGGVALVAVGGYGRGELSPFSDLDLLLLHSSETPTSYAEMLAERLWYPIWDSKVKLDHSVRSVGGARQIARVDLPAMLGMLDLRHIAGDPELAGLLRRRVLADWRADAKERLPLLEASCDERTARSGELAFATEPNLKESRGGLRDLVVMRAVAASWLADCPHQGLEEARSDLLDVRDALHLTAGRRTDRLHIQDQDEVAKALDIPDRDSLLVEVAGIGRTVALAADLTWHRVHRAIEAPDRNGQVYDVGGRFARRAQRLPLADGVVEQEGEVILARAANPARDPALPVRAAAAAAQAGLTIAPATVHRLAKLCPPLPTPWPSAALTAFVSLLGAGEPMVTVWESLDQAGLISSMLPGWERLRSMPQWDPIHMFTVDRHLMETAVQASRLVRRVRRPDLLLLAAIFHDIGKGTGRDHSVAGADMIPEWLERLGVSEHDTATIETLVRHHLLLADTASRRDPEDPATIATVTEVVTDLDTLQLLAALTEADSRAAGPKSWSSWKAAQVARLVARAAAAIGSGSPHVAVPAVSARETELLAQAADGAVKVRVDTGLGGLTVTLAAPDRPGLLAAAAGTLTLHRLTIRGATARTVGDTALQVWSVQSQFGEAPQADTVRADLTRAMDGGIDVTGALAKRDPARERVPTAAPLIELLPAASAQATVLQVRAHDVPGLLHRITGALAGAGVTVTTALIDTLGSEVVDVFYLVGPDGAPLAAEDARRVLAAVGRALGAAPDNLA; the protein is encoded by the coding sequence GTGGGTACCGGTTACGCCGACCTGCGGGCCCAGCTGCTGGGCCGGACCGGGGTTCCCGGTCCGGCCCGGCGGCGGGCGTTGGCCCGGTTGACCGACTCCTGGCTGGGCTCGCTCGCCCAGGAGGCGGGGGTCAACGTGGGGGGCGTCGCGCTGGTCGCCGTGGGCGGCTACGGCCGCGGCGAACTCAGCCCGTTCTCCGATCTCGACCTGTTGCTGCTGCACTCCAGCGAGACCCCGACGTCCTACGCCGAGATGCTCGCCGAACGCCTGTGGTACCCCATCTGGGATTCGAAGGTGAAGCTCGACCACTCCGTCCGCTCCGTGGGCGGCGCCCGGCAGATCGCCCGGGTCGACCTGCCCGCGATGCTGGGGATGCTGGACCTGCGCCACATCGCCGGTGACCCGGAGCTCGCCGGGTTACTGCGCCGTCGGGTGCTGGCCGACTGGCGCGCCGACGCCAAGGAGCGGCTGCCGCTGCTGGAGGCCAGCTGCGACGAACGGACCGCCCGCAGCGGCGAACTGGCCTTCGCCACCGAACCGAACCTCAAGGAGTCCCGCGGGGGGTTGCGCGATCTGGTCGTGATGCGCGCCGTCGCCGCCTCGTGGCTCGCCGACTGCCCGCACCAGGGTCTGGAGGAGGCCCGCTCCGACCTGCTCGACGTCCGCGACGCGCTGCACCTGACCGCCGGCCGGCGGACCGACCGGTTGCACATCCAGGATCAGGACGAGGTGGCCAAGGCCCTCGACATCCCCGACCGCGACTCGCTTCTCGTGGAGGTCGCCGGTATCGGCCGGACCGTGGCGCTGGCCGCCGACCTGACCTGGCACCGCGTCCACCGGGCCATCGAGGCACCCGACCGCAACGGTCAGGTCTACGACGTGGGAGGCCGCTTCGCCCGTCGCGCCCAGCGGCTGCCGCTGGCCGACGGTGTCGTCGAGCAGGAGGGCGAGGTCATCCTCGCCCGCGCCGCCAACCCGGCCCGGGACCCGGCGCTGCCGGTCCGCGCGGCCGCGGCCGCCGCCCAGGCCGGTCTCACCATCGCGCCGGCCACCGTGCACCGGCTGGCGAAGCTGTGCCCGCCGCTGCCCACGCCGTGGCCGTCGGCGGCGCTGACGGCGTTCGTGTCGCTGCTGGGCGCCGGCGAGCCGATGGTCACCGTCTGGGAGTCGCTGGACCAGGCCGGATTGATCTCGTCCATGCTGCCCGGCTGGGAGCGCCTGCGGTCGATGCCGCAGTGGGACCCGATCCACATGTTCACCGTCGACCGGCACCTGATGGAGACCGCCGTGCAGGCGTCCCGGCTGGTCCGGCGGGTCCGCCGGCCCGACCTGCTGCTGCTGGCGGCGATCTTCCACGACATCGGCAAGGGCACCGGCCGGGACCACAGCGTGGCCGGTGCGGACATGATCCCCGAGTGGCTGGAGCGGCTGGGGGTGTCCGAGCACGACACCGCCACCATCGAGACGCTGGTCCGCCACCACCTGCTGCTTGCCGACACCGCCTCCCGGCGGGACCCCGAGGACCCGGCCACCATCGCCACGGTCACCGAGGTCGTCACCGATCTGGACACCCTGCAGCTGCTGGCCGCGCTGACCGAGGCGGACAGCCGGGCCGCCGGACCCAAGTCCTGGTCGAGCTGGAAGGCCGCGCAGGTCGCCCGGCTCGTCGCCCGCGCGGCCGCTGCCATCGGCTCGGGATCACCGCACGTCGCGGTGCCGGCGGTGTCGGCGCGCGAGACCGAGCTGCTGGCACAGGCCGCCGACGGCGCGGTCAAGGTCCGGGTCGACACCGGCCTCGGCGGCCTGACCGTCACCCTGGCCGCACCGGACCGCCCTGGGCTGCTCGCCGCCGCGGCGGGCACGCTCACCCTGCACCGGCTGACCATCCGGGGCGCGACCGCCCGCACGGTCGGCGACACCGCCCTGCAGGTGTGGTCGGTGCAGTCGCAGTTCGGCGAGGCGCCCCAGGCCGACACCGTGCGGGCCGACCTGACCCGCGCGATGGACGGCGGCATCGACGTCACCGGGGCCCTGGCCAAGCGGGACCCGGCCCGGGAGCGGGTGCCGACGGCGGCGCCGCTGATCGAGCTGCTGCCGGCGGCGTCCGCGCAGGCCACCGTGCTGCAGGTGCGGGCCCACGACGTGCCGGGACTGCTGCACCGCATCACCGGGGCGCTGGCCGGCGCGGGCGTCACCGTCACCACCGCCCTGATCGACACGCTCGGCTCGGAGGTGGTCGACGTGTTCTACCTGGTCGGTCCGGACGGTGCGCCGCTCGCGGCGGAGGACGCCCGGCGGGTGCTGGCGGCCGTCGGTCGGGCGCTCGGTGCGGCACCCGATAATCTGGCCTGA
- the ffh gene encoding signal recognition particle protein, whose protein sequence is MFDTLSDRLAGVFTSLRGKGRITPADLDATAREIRVALLEADVALPVVRAFIAAVKERASGVEVSQALNPAQQIIKIVNEELIAILGGETRRLEFAKNGPTVIMLAGLQGAGKTTLAGKLAHWLRTNGHTPLLVACDLQRPNAVNQLQVVGEQAGVPVYAPFPGNGVGDPVQAARDGVAEATNRHHDIVIVDTAGRLGVDTEMMAQAAAIRDAVQPNETLFVLDAMVGQDAVTTAEAFRDGVGFSGVVLTKLDGDARGGAALSVRYVTGSPIMFASTGEKLRDFDVFHPERMASRILGMGDMLTLIEQAEQAFEADEAEAMALKMGEGSFTLEDFLQQMQSLKKMGPLAGILGMLPGAAGMKDQLANVDDRDIDRTAAIIQSMTPQERADPKILNASRRNRIARGSGSTVAQVSSLVERFYEARKMMSAMAGRFGMPGAKPQRSVKGKKGKKGSGRGPTPPKIKGGIPGGLAGMLPPGMPGGMPGAGGGGMPQLPPGFDFDPTKLQFPKGR, encoded by the coding sequence ATGTTCGACACACTCTCCGATCGGCTCGCCGGCGTCTTCACCTCGCTGCGCGGCAAGGGCCGGATCACTCCGGCCGACCTCGACGCGACCGCCCGGGAGATCCGGGTCGCCCTCCTCGAGGCCGACGTCGCGCTTCCGGTGGTGCGGGCGTTCATCGCCGCGGTGAAGGAGCGGGCGTCGGGCGTCGAGGTCTCGCAGGCGCTCAACCCGGCCCAGCAGATCATCAAGATCGTCAACGAGGAGCTCATCGCCATCCTCGGTGGCGAGACCCGCCGGCTGGAGTTCGCCAAGAACGGGCCGACGGTCATCATGCTCGCCGGTCTGCAGGGCGCCGGTAAGACGACCCTGGCCGGCAAGCTGGCGCACTGGCTGCGCACCAACGGGCACACCCCGCTGCTGGTGGCGTGCGACCTCCAGCGGCCGAACGCGGTGAACCAGCTGCAGGTCGTCGGCGAGCAGGCCGGGGTGCCGGTGTACGCCCCGTTCCCCGGCAACGGGGTCGGCGACCCCGTGCAGGCCGCCCGCGACGGCGTCGCCGAGGCCACCAACCGCCACCACGACATCGTGATCGTGGACACCGCGGGCCGGCTCGGCGTGGACACCGAGATGATGGCGCAGGCCGCCGCCATCCGCGATGCCGTCCAGCCGAACGAGACGCTGTTCGTCCTCGACGCGATGGTCGGTCAGGACGCGGTCACCACCGCGGAGGCGTTCCGTGACGGCGTCGGCTTCTCCGGGGTGGTGCTGACCAAGCTCGACGGCGACGCCCGCGGTGGTGCCGCGCTGTCGGTGCGCTACGTCACCGGCTCGCCGATCATGTTCGCCTCCACCGGTGAGAAGCTGCGCGACTTCGACGTCTTCCACCCCGAGCGGATGGCGTCACGCATCCTCGGCATGGGCGACATGCTGACCCTCATCGAGCAGGCCGAGCAGGCGTTCGAGGCCGACGAGGCCGAGGCGATGGCGCTGAAGATGGGCGAGGGGTCGTTCACCCTCGAGGACTTCCTGCAGCAGATGCAGTCGCTGAAGAAGATGGGCCCGCTGGCCGGCATCCTCGGCATGCTCCCCGGCGCCGCCGGCATGAAGGACCAGCTGGCCAACGTCGACGACCGCGACATCGACCGCACCGCCGCGATCATCCAGTCGATGACCCCGCAGGAGCGGGCCGACCCCAAGATCCTCAACGCCTCCCGCCGCAACCGCATCGCCCGCGGCTCGGGATCGACCGTGGCGCAGGTGTCCTCGCTGGTCGAGCGGTTCTACGAGGCGCGCAAGATGATGAGCGCGATGGCCGGCCGGTTCGGGATGCCCGGCGCCAAGCCGCAGCGGTCGGTCAAGGGCAAGAAGGGCAAGAAGGGGTCGGGCCGCGGTCCGACACCGCCGAAGATCAAGGGCGGGATCCCCGGCGGTCTGGCCGGGATGCTGCCGCCGGGCATGCCGGGCGGGATGCCCGGCGCGGGCGGCGGCGGGATGCCGCAGCTGCCGCCGGGCTTCGACTTCGACCCGACCAAACTGCAGTTCCCGAAGGGCAGGTGA
- a CDS encoding P-II family nitrogen regulator, producing MKLITAVIKPFKLDEVRAALLAFGVQGMTVQEASGYGRQRGHTEVYRGAEYTVELLPKVRLEILVDADDADDVIDVIVRAARTGKIGDGKVWAVPVESVVRVRTGEHGQEAL from the coding sequence TTGAAGCTCATCACCGCAGTCATCAAGCCGTTCAAGCTGGACGAGGTGCGGGCCGCCCTGCTCGCGTTCGGGGTCCAGGGGATGACGGTCCAGGAGGCCTCCGGCTACGGCCGGCAGCGCGGCCACACCGAGGTCTACCGCGGCGCCGAGTACACCGTCGAGCTGCTGCCCAAGGTGCGCCTGGAGATCCTGGTGGACGCCGACGACGCCGACGACGTGATCGACGTCATCGTGCGGGCCGCCCGCACCGGCAAGATCGGTGACGGCAAGGTCTGGGCCGTCCCGGTGGAGAGCGTGGTCCGGGTGCGCACCGGCGAACACGGTCAGGAAGCCCTGTAG
- the ftsY gene encoding signal recognition particle-docking protein FtsY translates to MPTWVWIVVVVAVVVVAALVVGLALSRRRTVSLREADEAAGREKAAPTKGKYTTGSSISFSSAPSNTAVLDRPETPEPTATPTWERTETDGQPGVGDDASVPRDSDRPELTDLQLPTDLAPAPVRPRPAPTAPPAPTAPPAPTAPAAPVDLPPATGSTPVFAPVDRPERIERPATAPVVPATGPDEIESADGRLVRLRGRLSRTQNTFGRSMLGLLGGGDLDEDSWNDVEDTLLMADLGSGAAAEIAGRLRAEVAARGVASAAAAKALLRKVMIEALDPSMDRAVKALPHDGRPSVVLVVGVNGTGKTTTTGKLARVLVGSGRTVVLGAADTFRAAAADQLATWGDRAGAVTVRGPAGGDPAAIAFEAVKRGIATGADAVIIDTAGRLHTKTGLMDELGKVKRVIEKQSDVDEILLVLDATTGQNGMVQAKVFAEVVDITGIVLTKLDGTAKGGIVVAVQRALGVPVKLVGLGEGADDLAPFEPAAFVDALLGD, encoded by the coding sequence ATGCCTACCTGGGTCTGGATCGTCGTTGTCGTCGCGGTCGTCGTCGTCGCCGCACTCGTCGTCGGGCTGGCGCTGTCGCGCCGCCGGACCGTCTCACTGCGCGAGGCCGACGAGGCCGCCGGCCGCGAGAAGGCCGCCCCCACCAAGGGGAAGTACACCACCGGCAGTTCCATCTCGTTCTCCTCCGCGCCGTCCAACACCGCGGTGCTGGACCGACCGGAGACGCCGGAGCCGACCGCCACCCCCACCTGGGAACGGACCGAGACCGACGGCCAACCCGGCGTCGGCGACGACGCCTCGGTCCCGCGGGACTCCGACCGCCCCGAGCTGACCGACCTGCAGCTGCCGACCGACCTGGCGCCGGCCCCGGTCCGGCCCCGCCCCGCACCCACGGCACCCCCCGCACCCACGGCGCCCCCCGCACCGACCGCACCCGCGGCCCCCGTCGACCTCCCGCCCGCCACCGGCTCCACCCCGGTGTTCGCGCCCGTCGACCGTCCGGAGCGGATCGAGCGACCGGCCACCGCGCCGGTGGTGCCCGCCACCGGTCCCGACGAGATCGAGTCCGCCGACGGCCGGTTGGTCCGGCTGCGGGGCCGGCTGTCCCGCACCCAGAACACCTTCGGCCGGTCGATGCTGGGTCTGCTCGGCGGTGGCGACCTCGACGAGGACTCCTGGAACGACGTCGAGGACACCCTGCTGATGGCCGACCTCGGCTCCGGGGCGGCCGCGGAGATCGCCGGCCGGCTCCGCGCCGAGGTCGCCGCCCGCGGTGTCGCCTCCGCCGCGGCCGCGAAGGCGCTGCTGCGCAAGGTGATGATCGAGGCGCTCGACCCGTCGATGGACCGCGCCGTCAAGGCGCTGCCGCACGACGGCCGCCCGTCGGTGGTGCTCGTGGTCGGCGTCAACGGCACCGGCAAGACCACCACCACCGGCAAGCTGGCCCGGGTGCTCGTCGGGTCGGGCCGCACCGTGGTGCTCGGAGCCGCCGACACCTTCCGCGCGGCCGCAGCCGACCAGCTCGCCACCTGGGGTGACCGGGCGGGAGCGGTGACCGTCCGCGGGCCCGCCGGCGGTGACCCGGCCGCGATCGCCTTCGAGGCCGTCAAGCGCGGCATCGCCACCGGCGCCGACGCGGTCATCATCGACACTGCCGGCCGGCTGCACACCAAGACCGGACTGATGGACGAGCTCGGCAAGGTCAAGCGCGTCATCGAGAAACAGAGTGACGTGGACGAGATATTGCTCGTCCTCGACGCCACCACCGGCCAGAACGGGATGGTGCAGGCCAAGGTGTTCGCCGAGGTCGTCGACATCACCGGGATCGTGCTCACCAAGCTGGACGGCACCGCCAAGGGCGGCATCGTGGTGGCCGTGCAACGGGCGCTGGGCGTGCCGGTGAAGCTGGTGGGTCTGGGGGAGGGGGCCGACGACCTGGCGCCGTTCGAGCCGGCCGCTTTCGTGGACGCCCTGCTGGGCGACTGA